The DNA segment GTGGCGGTAGGCCGTCTGGTACGTTGTTACCGTTATAGGTGCTAGCCTCTTCTCCTCGCCATAGTACGCCCCCACCAGGCCGTGGGCGTCGGTGAACCTCCTGAAAGCCTCTATCCACTGGCGGACATGGTCCCTCGTATACACTACTATGAGGCTCCACACCCCCGCCTCCGCGACGGCGGCTATGGCCACCACAGTCTTGCCAGCCCCGGTGGGCAGCACTATAACCCCCCTCCCCCTGGCCTTCCTCCAGGCCTGGAGAGCCTCCTCCTGGTAGTCCCTGAGCTTCCCTGTGAAGCGTATGGGGCGGGGGAGCCTGTGTGAGGATGGGGGAAACACCCTGTCCTCCACCTTGAGCCCCCTGCCCTCGAAAGCCTCTCTGAGGCGGGGGTACAGTAGGGGGGGCGCCCTGTACGCTCTCTCCCCCCTGTCGTAGGGGAGGCTGAGGCCCTCCTCCTCGAGTATGGGCTTCAGCATGACCCTGCTCCGTATATATATCCAGCCGCCCCGCAGCTCCATCACAACCCTCAGGGCCTCCTCGGCCGCCCTCCTGAGGGCCTCGAGATCCTCCTCCACAACCACCCCCAGGTCCTCGAGGGAGGCTATAGCGTCCCACAGGCTCAGGCCGTTTTCCCTCAGCCTCACGGGGTCTATTCTAAACAGGCCGTAGCCCCTGTCCCTACCCAGGTAGCGGGCGAAGCGCGAGACCTCTTTGAAAGCCTCGTCGCCCAGCCACCCCTTCACCCTGAATGTGAGGCTCCAGGGCTCCAGCCCCCTCTCCACCCCTCCTTCACCCCTGTGGCGATGGCGGCGCGGGCTCCAGCCCCTCTATCCTCCACCCAGCCGGTGTGAGGCCGAGCTTCTCGAGCGCCTTCTTAACCCTATATGGCGGGTCTAGCGGTATTACTATCTCAACGCACCCCCTATCGAGAGCCACCTTCGCCACCTCAGGCCAGTCAGCAGCCTTGAGGAGCCTAGGCCCCCACTCGTCGCCGCAGCCCCTGACGACTAGGGCGGCCGCGGTGTAGCACTCCTGCTCCATGCTCCAGGAGACGTGGTAGTAGATGTGGAGGCCGCCTGTGCTTGAGAGGCGTAGGAGGGCCTCGTCCAGGCCCGTCCTCTCCAAGGCAGCTACCGCGGCGTGGAGCTCCTCCTCCCCAGCCTCCACCAGGGGGAGGCCGTCCTCCACGCAGGGCCCGGCTTGATGCGTGGGTTCTAGCTCAGCCCCGCCGGCGGCGGGTCGCCGCTTAACACTCGCCTCATCGCCGGGCCCCCGGTTCAACTCGCCTCCTCTAGAATTTTCTTGGGCTTCCGGGGTTGTTAAGGGTTGGGCCCTCCACCCCTTATATCCCCGGGGGTTCTCGTGATTGTCTCATGGGGTGTAGCATAATTACGCCGTCTAGGGGCTCGGCCTCCTGCCCCCCGGGGGAGGCTCCTCATGGAGAGGCCAGGTATAGGGCCGCTCTCATACTGAGGTCTGCCAGGAGGTTTATGACGCTTAGGGAGCTCTCAGAGGTCCTCGGGCTCCCCCTCTCAGCCGTCTCGAGGTACTCGAACCTGAGGCTCCTCCCCAGCGTGGAGAGCGCCCTGAGGATTATAGAGGGGGTGCTCTCCAAACAGGTCCTCTCCAGTATACTCATGAAGAGGATAACAGCCTCGAGGGCTGGCAGGGAGGCCACAGTCTACGACATAACCTCCGCCGCAGGGGACCCCGACGTCCTCCACCTTGTGGGGGAGTATGTTTGCATGAGGTCCAGAGGCCTCTTCGACGCGATAGTAGCCCCAGAGGTAGGGGGGGTGACGTTCGCCACCGCCGTTGCAATGGTCTCGAGAAAGCCTCTGGCAATAGCGAGGAGGATTAGGATGGGGT comes from the Aeropyrum camini SY1 = JCM 12091 genome and includes:
- a CDS encoding phosphoribosyltransferase family protein, with the protein product MGCSIITPSRGSASCPPGEAPHGEARYRAALILRSARRFMTLRELSEVLGLPLSAVSRYSNLRLLPSVESALRIIEGVLSKQVLSSILMKRITASRAGREATVYDITSAAGDPDVLHLVGEYVCMRSRGLFDAIVAPEVGGVTFATAVAMVSRKPLAIARRIRMGWERFAEIPVYRDPATVDYYYLNLDYLEGVSTAIIVDDFGVKGATISGFVEALESHGIEVKGVYLMVGVGGDWRRAHPRAEAILEIGL